Within the Hermetia illucens chromosome 6, iHerIll2.2.curated.20191125, whole genome shotgun sequence genome, the region ATgcgttcattttatttttgttttacgaatgatagtacaaagtacgttgcctcaaatcctcctacTTTATCTGAGCTTGGGACCCCTCCCAGTTGAACCCGTTAAAAATTCCTTTTATTCTAAATTCCCAATGAAGGTGTTACTACCGATCCTTAGTAGTAAGATTATTAAATTCTTTATGCTCAATATCTTCCTCTATGTATTTCAGCCACAACAGTGCTCGTGTATCAGGCATCGTCGAAGAAACTCCAGGACGTCTAGAATACGAAGTCTCCTTATACAAAGAATCTCTCGCAGCTGCCCGTATCGGAGGACCTTCATCATCCCCATTAGATGAAGACGATACATCTGTATCCAATGAAAATGAACTCCCCGTCGATCAAGCCGTCCCGATCGGAACCAAACTCCAAATCCGTGCCAGGATCAGCACTGAATCAGCATGGAAATATGTAAAATTGATGGAAGTAACAGTATCGCCAGACCCAGATGAACCACATGCTCCTGGAGCTGTATCTTTAGTACGTGATGGCTGCCGTAATCCAGATTTCGTTTCTATCATCCCCCATCAACCTGCTCGTTTCATGGATCGGCCATATGAGGTGTTCTTAAGTTTCGAAGCCTTCTTGCTGAGTTCCATGCGCGAACGAGCCACTCTATGGATTCACACACAAATTAAGGCTTGCATGGATGTTAAAGATTGTCAGGCGGAATATTGCTCGGATCCATTCCAAAAGACCGGCATgggaagaaggagaaggagCATAGAAGATGGTAGAAATACAACAAAGGAATTCACCAGATTCAAGGAGAATATTGAGTATACGGTGATCATGCCTGGAGATTATGATAGCCATCACGGGGATAGTGACTGTAAGAGT harbors:
- the LOC119660625 gene encoding uncharacterized protein LOC119660625, translating into MWFSTVFFATTLVAISTAQTHDNYDVNGVRCSFASQNSNVGDLIVARLKRPTGFKGTPLFADDRSIDPANDKNCAIKPDPNDASNLYFDMKITDFKRCGVLKRNGYVHIRIWFPQFPGVVMQSDQEVIIMCRPPEPTVIENKAAGFAGSFHNSARVSGIVEETPGRLEYEVSLYKESLAAARIGGPSSSPLDEDDTSVSNENELPVDQAVPIGTKLQIRARISTESAWKYVKLMEVTVSPDPDEPHAPGAVSLVRDGCRNPDFVSIIPHQPARFMDRPYEVFLSFEAFLLSSMRERATLWIHTQIKACMDVKDCQAEYCSDPFQKTGMGRRRRSIEDGRNTTKEFTRFKENIEYTVIMPGDYDSHHGDSDCKSLLVMAALLGLLLAISIAFTCSLVFKLHTQHKSNLDNFVSACKGYSGRTIVH